GGAAGGTCGGACACGTGAACGTCTCCGGCGACGATCTCGATGACGCCGTGTACGTGGCCAGAGCTGCCGCAGCTCACTTCGCCTGAGCGGACCAGGGTGCGCGCGAGTGCGACGGCTCGCTTCCCGTTGCGTGCCGTTGGGGGAATCTCCCAGTGCGAGACCGTAGCCTGTTCTGGTGACTGAGCCACTGCACTCTTCCGCCGCCCCGCTGGTCGGCGTCGTCATGGGATCCGACTCCGACTGGCGCGTGATGCGCGACGCCTCGGAGGCGCTCACGGACTTCGGGATCGCGCACGAGGTGGAGGTCGTCTCGGCGCACCGCACACCCGACAAGCTCATGTCCTACGCGCGTGACGCGCGGGCGCGCGGCATCAGGGTCATCATCGCCGGCGCGGGCGGCGCAGCGCATCTTCCGGGCATGCTCGCGTCGATGACACCGCTCCCGGTCATCGGAGTGCCGGTGCCGCTGGCGTATCTCGACGGCATGGATTCGCTCCTGTCGATCGTGCAGATGCCCGCGGGCATTCCTGTCGCGACGGTGTCCATCGGCGGTGCTCGCAACGCCGGCCTTCTCGCTGCGCGCATCCTCGGAACGTCCGACGACGCGCTCGCCGATCGCATGGAGGCGTATGCGCGAGAGCTAGAGGCGCAGGTCGCAGAGAAGAACGATCGGCTGAAGGACTCCCTGTGACTCTTGCGCCGCCGCGGCCGCGCGCACGGCCCCTGATCGAGACTCGTCCCCTGCGGCATCCGGACGCGTCGGACGGCGGGGTCATGAGCAAGCGGGCGTGGTGGCTCGTCGTGCTCAACGTGCTGCTCCCCGGATCCGCGCAGGTGCTCGCCGGAAGCCGCAGGCTGGGTCGATTCGGGCTCGGTGCGACGCTGTTCGCCTGGTTCCTCGTGCTCGCGACCATCGGTCTCGGCCTGTTCGCCCGGCCGTTTCTTCTCTGGCTGACCGTAGGTGCCGGGTGGTTCTCGGCGGTCGTCCTGACGATCGTGCAGATCCTGCTCGCCGCCTATGTCGTGCTGTGGGTGGTGCTGACCTTCGATACGCTCCGCCTCACCCGGTTGGTGAAGGTGCCGCCCGTCTCGCGGTTCGCCGTACCCGTGGTCGCACTCGTGCTGCTGGGACTCGTCGGCGGAAGCGCGGCGTATGCGGCATCGATCGTGGGCACCGCGCGCGACACGATCGGCGCGATCTTCGGCAGCAGCGGTCCGAGCCTCCCGGCGAGCGATGGGTACTACAACATCCTCCTGCTCGGCGCCGACAGCGGTGAGGGGCGCGATTCCATGCGCTTCGACAGCATCTCCGTCGTCTCCGTGAACGCCTCGACCGGTGCTGTGACCATCACCGGCATCCCACGCGACATGCCCAACTTCCCGTTCGCCGAAGACAGCCCCATGCGGGACCCCGAGCGCGTCGGATTCGACTACCGCAACTACTTCGAGGGCCACAGCGACCCGACCTGCGGGTGGGGATCGGGCATCAACCAGCTCACCAACGCCGTGCAGGTGTGTCGCGCCGACGAGGGCAAGGGCCTCTACCCGGATGCCGCCGCGCACGGGTCCAATCCCGAGATCGAGGCGACCAAGGACGCGGCCGAGGGCATTCTCGGCATCGAGATCCCGTACTACGTCTTCCTCGACATGAAGGGCTTCGCGAACCTCGTCGATGCGCTCGGCGGCGTGAAGATCACCGTCGCCGAGCGGTTGCCGAAGGGCGGCCCGCCTCCCGGTTCCGGCGCCCACGACGTCGACTCCTGGGCGATCGGGTGGATCGAACCGGGCGAGCAGATCATGGATGGCGATACCGCACAGTGGTATGCGCGCTCACGGTACACGACGAGCGACTGGGACCGCATGCTTCGCCAGAGGCAGCTCCAGGAGGCGATCCTCGCGCAATTCACCCCGCAGACCGTGCTCACGCGCTTCAACGAGGTCGCGGCCGCGGGGACGGCGATCGTGCACACCGATCTCCCGCAGGACAAGCTGCCGGAGTTCTTCGATCTGATGACGAAGGCGAAAGAGCAGCCTGTGACGACGATCGAGCTGACGCCGGACAACGGCGTACCGGAGAAGGACATCGACTTCGCCGCCGTGCACGAGCTGGTTCAGAACACGCTGCACCCACCGACGGCGACTCCGACCCCGACGCCCTGACCGCGCGGCCGACGCAAGAGGTCACCGCCGATGGAAGTGGCCCGGCTTGGTGAGCGGTGCTGTGCCGAGCAACAGTGCCGGAGATCTGTCACTGAGTTCGGCGGGGGCGCGAGCTCGGCGGGGGAGCCTGTTGCACTCCGAACGAGTAAAGCCCACGGCCGCCACCTGAAAGCAAAGGTGGTGGCCGTGGGCTCCCCGGATTTCACCGGATAACCAGACGACGGTGATCGGAGGGGGAGGGATCACCGTCGTCCAGTCGATCGCCGCACCAGCGACGATCTGACCTAGGCGCTCTTGCGGCGGGCGGGCCCGACCGCGACGAGGGCGCCGCCTGCGACGAGAGCAGCTGCTCCGCCGCCGAGGATCCACGGCGACACGTCTCCGCCCGTGAGTGCCAGCTCCATTCCGCTGCCCGTCAGCGGCAGCTCCGTGCCGGCGGAGGCGACCGCCGGGTCGTGATCGCACGTCGAGACGGCGTCGTGTCCGTGCGAGACCGTTACGGTCGCGGTGTACGAACGCGAGCCGGAGAAGGCGATCGCATAGGAGCCCTCACCGTTGGACGGCGGGCGGAAGGTGAGCACGAGGCTGCCGTCGGCCGCCGCAGTGTTCCCCGATACCGCCGATTCGGCGGCGTTGAGTCCGGACACGGACACGCCGACGTTCTCCGACGGCTGGAACCAGCCGGCGCCGAAGACGATGGTCGATGCCTCGCAGATGTCGATGATCGGGTCATCGACCGTGACGCCGGGCGTATCTGCGTACGAGTCGGACGCGGCCGGTACGGCCGTTGCGGCGTTGGCCGCCGCCGGTGCGATGAGCACCAGTGCACCAACGGTCAGGCTGATGGCAGCCAGTTTCTTCAGCATGATTCTCCCCAGAAATTCACGCGGAATCGCACCCGGACACACCCCTGCATCCGACTGCGTGGGCTCTTCCTGTCCCCACGACAGGATGGTAGAACCCAGTTATTCCCCAGTGCTGATGACACTACATCATGGGGAGGCGAAAGTCACGACACACAGCGCAGTTGCTCATGCTGAATATCGGGTGTCCGCACCATGGGCGTGTGCGCGACCATCGTGGGCGAGGAGCCGGCGGTCGCCCCTGTGAACGCGATCGTGATGGTCGTCGATTCGCCCGGTGCGAGCAGGACCTCATGCTGAACGGCGGAACGGTCGCCGAGAAGGGCGGTCTGGACCGGTTGATCCGCCCCGTCCCGATCGATGTGCGACGGCGTCGCACCCTCCGGCCCGTAGATCGCGATGAGCGTGCGGACCGACCCAGGGGGCACTCCGTACCACCCCGACGCCGTGACATACGGCGGCAGTGCCGTTGCGGCATCCGCTGGAGCGTTGTTCGTCCACGTCACGCGCACCTGCGTCGTGGTCTCACCGTCGCAGACGCCGACCGCCGTGGTGATGGCGGCGTCGGTGTAGAAGTCCATCTTCCCGCCGGTGGTGTCGTTCAGGAGCACGCCGACGGTCTCCTGCCCCTCACCGTCGACGGGCAGGCCTCCGCCCAGCGTCGACGCGCCGAGCACGTCCTCCTCCTCGGCGTGCGCGCTCCAGATGCGGATGCGATTCTCCTGCGCCGACGTCACGAGCGCGTCGAGGAGCTGCCGCGGCTGCGCGTTGCTGAGAGCTGCTCCGAAGAGGGCGGTCGCGGCCTGCGCGAAGACCTCGTCCTGCTGCGCGGGATCGGGGACGGCGGCGTAGATGCCCGAGAGGAGGAAGTCGACAACGGTGTGCTCGTCGACCGTGAAGGGGCCGAACGTCAGGGGGCCGGTGGCGGCGAGCAGGTGGCGGGTCATAACGGCGTCGACCGCGATCACGCCGTCCACAGGGGTGCCGAAACGATCCTGCCAGCGGCTCGCGATCAGCGCAGCCGCCTCGGGGAAGTCCGGGATGCTCGTGGTGTTCTGGATGAACCGCCCGGGGCGGTCCTCGAAGAGAGCGGTGGCGGAATCGCTCGTCGGCAGTGGGACGTCGAGCGGTGGGAAGTCGCGCGTCGATGCCTGCCGGGTGAGGGTGATGCGGCCGCCGTCGGCCTGGAGCAGCGCGATGGCGCCGACGATGCCGCCGGACGAGCGCAGTTCCGCGTTGTTCTGCATCGCCACCACGTACGACCGGGGCCCGCCGCCACCGAGCATGCCGGGGAGGAGCTGTGCCGCCCCGTGCAGAGTGCCGACGACCGTCGCAGCTTCGGAGACGGCGCCGCGCATCTTGCGCACCGCGTCGGTGAGCGGGGGCAGAGCGGCGTCGGCGTCGATGCTGCGCGCCCTGGCGTCGGCGCCGGCCAGTGTCTCGTCGGCTGCGGCGAGCGGCCGCTCGATCGCCTCGAACGGCGTGAGATCGACCGCACCGCCCGAGAGACCGAGGCTCGCGAAGTCGAGGTCCGCCGCGGCCGCGAGCACGGGATCCAGCGCACCTGCAGCCACGTCGTCGGCGATCGCGGCCACCTCGCTCACGGCGGAGAAGTTCGGGCCGAGCCAGGGAACGACGGTGAACGCGCCCCATACGGGATCGGAGGTCAGGTCGTGCGCCGACCTTGCGTGGTGTGCGATGCGCTGAGCGAGCTGCTCCGCCCGCTCGAGGTCGCCGGACGAGACCGCGGACTTCAGCTCGGAAGAGGAGTCGGCTACGCGTTGCAGGTCGGTGACGGCGCCGATGCCGCGGATGACGACCCAGCCGACGGCGAGGACCACGACCGTGACGACGAGTGCGATCACCCAGCGCAGCCACCGGCGGCGCACCGGAAGTCGTCCGTCGCTCATCCCTGCATTCAAGCATGAAATGCCGGGATGGGCTGATCAAAGGCCGCGTCCAGGATCGTCGGTGTGCTGACGGGTCGTCTTCCCAGCTTCGCCGCGACCGCGCGGTTACCCTGGACGCATGGGTGCTCGGCTGCGTGTGGTGCTGGATCAGATGGCGCAGATCGTCGACGCCGATCAGGCGTGGGCCGCGCGTGATCTCACCGCCGGACTCATCGCCACGGCGCCCGATGGATGCGACGTCGAGGCGATCGTCCCCGCGGGGAGCACCGTCGACATCGCGGGCCTCGCCGACGTGCGCACGCTGCCGCTGGCGCGGCGGGAGCTGGCTGCGTCCTGGCAGCTCGGCATGGCGCCGGGTGTCGGCGGCGGGCTCATCCACTCCGCGACGCTCATGGCCCCGCTCGTGCGCCACGATCGCATCCACGACAACGATCAGACGACGGTCACGCTCTGGGATCTGCGCGCCTGGGAGGCCCCGGACGCGCTGCCGAAGACCGCTGTCGCTTGGCAGCGCGGCATGCTTCGGCGAGCCGCCAAGCACGCCGACGCGGTGGTGGTGCCTTCGCACTCCTTCGCCGCCCGACTGGGGGAGCTCGCCAAGCTCGGTGAACGCATCCGCGTGATCCCGGGGGCGGCGCCGCAGGGGTTCGTCGTGCCGCTGGACGCGCAGGAGCGACGGGACGCTCTGTCGCTGCCTCCGCGCTACGTCGTGCTCACCGGGACTGCCGCGACTCTGGCGCACGGGTTCCGCGCCGCCGTCGCGGCGGATGCCGACGCCGTCGTGGTGGACGCGCCCGAAGGGGCGGAGCCCCGGCTCGCCGAACTCGCCTCGGCATGCGGACTGCCGGAGTCTCGTGCGCATATCCGCGGCAGCTTGGGCACGGACGATCGAGCGGCTCTCATGGCCGCGGCATCCGCCCTGGTCGCCACCGAGCACGCGACGTCCTGGCCATGGCGCGCCGTCGAAGCCATGTCGCTGGGAGTTCCCGTTGTCGCGGTCGCGAGCGGAACGCACAGCGACATCATCGCCGACGGCGGAGCGCTCGTGCGTGCGGAGGAGATCCCGGATGTTGTGGTGGAGGCGGTCGGCGCCGAGGCGCGTCGCCTCAGCGTGCTCGCGCACGACCGGTCGCGCGCGTTCTCGTGGTTGAGCTCTGCGGAACGAGTGTGGGCGCTGCACGCCGATCTGTGAGCGATCGGCCCTGCGGCGTGCAGGTGCGACGGGTCCTCAGGACCGCATGAGGTCGACGGCCTTCGTGCTCGGGCCGTCGAAGCGCACTTTGCCGTTCTGCAGGAGGATCCCGCGCTCGCAGAGGTTCGAGACCATGTTCAGGTCATGGCTGACCACCACGAGCGTCTTGCCCTGGCTGTGCAGTTCGCGAACCCGTGCGAGGCACTTCTGCTGGAACGGCTCGTCGCCCACCGACAGGATCTCGTCGATGAGGAGGACGTCGAGGTGCGTGTGGATCGCGACCGAGAACGCCAGCCGCAGGAACATGCCGGAGGAGTAGTGCTTGACCTCCGTGTCGATGAACTGCTCGATCTCGCTGAACTCCACGATCGAGTCGAACTGTTCTTCCGTCTCCTGCTTGCTCATGCCGAGGATGGCGGCGTTGAGGTAGACGTTCTCCCGACCTGACAGGTCGGGATGGAAACCGGCGCCGACCTCGATCAGGCCCGCGACACGTCCCCGGGTCGAGACGCGGCCCTCGTCGGGGCGGAGCACCCCGGAGATCAGCTTCAGCATGGTCGACTTGCCCGAGCCGTTGAACCCCATGAGTGCGACAGCCTCGCCCTCGCCGATCTCGAAGGACACGCCGTCCAGGGCCTGGAACTCGGAGCTGAGCGGCTTTCGTCGCATCGCGGCGACGAACGTCTCCTTGATGGAGTGCGTGTGACGGAGCTTGAAGTGCTTGTGGACGTCCTCGACGAGGATGCGCGGAAGCGGCGCGTCAGAGATCCTGGGCAAAACGACCCTCCAGGCGGCGGAACACCGTCTCGCCGATGATCAGGACGACGACGGAGACGAGCATCGCGATGGCTGCGTGGAGCCACAGAGAGGGGAGCGTCTGAGCGTCGGCGGGGCGGAGCATGTGCCAGATGCCGAAGTGGAAGAGTTCGACGGCTGCTGTGATCGGGTTCAGGGCATACAGCTGGAACAGCCATTCCGGGACCTTCGACGCCACCATCTGCCACTGGTACATCACCGGCGAGGCCCACACGGAGATCATCACGATGATCTCGACGAAGCTCTGCGCGTCGCGGAACGTCACGTTGATGGCGCCGAAGAGGAGTCCGAGTCCGGTCGCCAGCACCGAGATGATCACGAGCCCGACCAGCAGCGCCGCGACGCCGAGCAACGAGGGTCGCCAACCGAAGAACACCGCGATCACGAGCACGACGATGATCTGCGGCACCGTGTTGATGGCGGCGACGAGCGTGCTCGCCACGGGGAACATCTGCCGCGGGAAGTAGATCTTCTTGATGAGGGCTGCGTTCTCGACGAGCGACTTGGTGGCGTTCGCGAAGGACTCGTTGAAGAACGTCACCGCGGTGATGCCCGACAGCAGGTAGATCGGATAGAACTGGATGCTGTCGTTGAGCCGGAGGAACACGCCCAGCGCGAAATAGAAGACGAGGAACTGGATGAGCGGCTTGACGTACGACCACAGCCACCCGAGGACCGAACCCCGATAGCGGATGCCGACCTCTTTGCGAACGATCAGGCTGAGCAGGTAGCGGCGCCGGAAGACGTCGAGCAGCCCCTTGTTCGCGCCGGGTGCGACCAGTCGCAACTCGGACGGCGCAGCTGGTTGTGGCACCAACGTTCTCACTTCCATCCCGGGTCTCTCGGGCGAGAGCCGCATCCATCCTAGGGCGTTGCTGTGCTGCGATCGCTCAGCAACAGGACATCCGTGTGTCGGCGGTCGTCCAGCCGAAGATCGATAGGATCGACGCCGGCGAACGGCATCCGGGCGCCACGGAGAAAGGCGCACGCATGGAGTGGGTGGAACTGGGTCTGGGTGTTCTGGCGACCGCCGCGATCATTCTCATCCCCGGGCTCGTCGTCGGTCTCGTGCTCGGATTCAGGGGCTTCGCGGCCTTTGCTCTCGCCGTACCTGCCGGTACGACCGTCATCGTGTCCGCCGCGCTCATCGCTCCCATTGCGGGACTGAGATGGGGGATCCTCCCCGTGCTGCTCGTCGCGGCGGCCGTCGTCCTGGTCGCGGCGGGACTGCGATTCGCGCTCTGGCGCGCACGGGCGCTTCGCTTCACCGTGCCCGGGCTCTCCCGCGTCGGCGTGTTCGCCCTCATCGGCAGCTGTGTCGTGGGCGCTGCACAGTTGCTGTTCGTGATCGGTTCGCCGGAGAACATCTCTCAGACCTTCGACAACATCTTCCATCTCAACGCGATCCGCTATGCCCTCGACACCGGCTCGGCCTCGCCCCTGACGATCGGCTCGATGACCAGCGCGGCCAGCGGGGGCCTGCCCTTCTATCCGTCCGGGTGGCACGCGGTCGCTTCGCTGGTCGTGCAACTGACCGGTGCAGGGATCCCGGTCGTCTCCAACGCGGTGATGATCTTCTTCGGCGCGCTTGCGTGGCCCGTCTCCGTGCTGCTGCTGACGTTCGTGCTGTTCGGGTCGGATCGAGTGGTTCTGGTCGTGGCAGCCGCCATCGCAGTCGCCATCCCCGCGTTCCCTCTGCTCCTGGTCGAGTACGGGGTTCTCTTCCCGTACATGATGTCGCTGAGCCTGATCGCCGTTCCCCTGGCCTGCGTCATCGAGGCGTGCCGACGTGCGTCATGGGCGGACCGCTGGCCTTTGGTCGTGGCGGCGATCGGCTGCCTGCCGGGGATCGCCGTGGCCCACCCCGGCGGCTTCGTCGCCCTTCTCGTGTTCGTCAGCGTGGTGCTCGCGGTGGCGTGGCTCGGTCTGATGTTCTCCGCCGCAGGTCGACGGCGCAAAGTTCTGGCGTCTGTGTCGGCTGCCGTCTTCATCGCGATCGCGGTCGCCGCATGGTACGTCCTCCGACCCGTCGCCGACGCACGTTCGTGGCTGCCGACCGAGACGGTCGGCCAAGCGGTCGGGGAGGTGCTCACCGCCTCGGTGTGGTTCGCGCCCATCAACGTCGTGGTGGCTGTTCTGGCGGCGACGGGGGCCGTGGTGGCTGCGCGCAGACGCGCGCGCGAAGACTGGATCGCCCTCGGTTTCCTGGCCGCAGCCGGCGGACTGTACATCGTCGTCTCGGGGGTGCCGTATCTGACCCTTCGCGACATCCTCACCGGGGCGTGGTACAACAACGCTCCGAGGCTCGCAGCACTCCTCGCGTTCGCGTGGGTCCCTCTCGCGGCCACGGGCGGCCAGAGACTCTGGACGATGATCTCGCCATGGCTGGCCCGGATCACCGGCTCTGGACTTCGCCGCGGCGTCGTCGCCGTCGTCGCGATCGTGGTTCTGCTGGTGCTTCCGCAAACCGGAAGCATGCGTCAGGCGGTGGCCAGCGCACACGGCGCGTTCGCTGTGACCGACGAATCGCCTCTGTTGACGACTGATGAACTGGCGCTCATCCATCGGCTCGACCGCGTGGTCCCTGAGGACGCCGTGATCCTTGGCAGTCCCTGGACCGGTACGGCGTTGGCGTACGCTCTCGCCGATCGACGCGTCGTGATGCCGCACACGCTCATGGACATCACCGAGGATATGTCGGTGTTGCTCGACGGTCTCGACAGCGCGGAGCCAGGCGGCAAGGTCTGTGATGCCGTCGACCGGCTCGGAGTGGACTACGTCCTCGATTTCGGGGAGCAAGAGGTCAACGGCGGCGAGCACGAGTACAAGGGACTCGACCATCTGAGCAGCTCGTCCGCCGTGGAAGAGATCGACGCGGTCGGCGATGCGGTGCTCTATCAGATCGTGCTGTGCGGATGAGGCCGGATCCCTGTCCGGGACGGGCGCACGTCGCGTGCTGAAGGAAGGAATGCCATGACTCTGGAGATCTTCGTGCCGTTTTGGGGAGACCCGGGACTGCTGCGCGAGACCGTAGCCTCCGTGCAGACACAGCGCAATCCGGACTGGCGTCTCATCGTGATCGATGACTGCTATCCGGACGAGTCGGTCCCCGAGTTCTTCCGCACGCTGGCGGACGAGCGCGTGACCTACGTTCGGAACCCGCGGAACCTGGGGATCACGGAGAACTATCGGGAAGCGATCCGGCGGGCGACGACGCCGTACATCACCATCCTCGGATGTGATGACCTGCTTCACCCCAACTACGTGGATGTGGTGTCGAACGTGGCAGAGCGCGTACCTGACGCCGACGTCATCCAGCCGGGAGTCGACGTCATCGATGAGTCCGGCGCCGTCGTGAGGCCTTTGGTCGATCGCGTGAAGCAGGGGCTCCTGGCTCCTCGGGGAGGGAAGGGGATCGCGGTGCTCCGAGCCGAGCGCATGGCGACGAGCCTGATCCGCGGCGATTGGCTGTACTGGCCGTCGCTCACCTTCCGAACGGAGACGCTCAAGCGGATCGATTTCCGGGATGGCCTCCCGATCATCCAGGACCTTGCATTGCTCATGGATGTGGCCTTCGATGGCGGCGCTCTCGCCTACACGCCGGAGGTCGCCTTCTCGTATCGTCGGCACGGAGCGAGCGCCTCCCAGAAGACGCTGCTCGACGGGAGACGGTTCCGAGACGAGCGCAGCTACTACGCGATGGCCGCCGCGCTCGCGGACGCGAAGGGGTGGCGGACCACCCGGCGCGCAGCTCGGTGGCGGACGATGTCGCGTCTGCACGCCATCACGGAGCTTCCCGGAGTCCTCAGGCACGGAAACGGCGCTGGGATACAATCGACCCTGGCGCACATCTTCGCCGTCTGAAACCACATTTGGCGCGCGGCACGGACGTGCCGTTCTACACGCAGGAGGATTCCGCTTGTCCGAACACGTGCTCATCACCGGCGGCGCGGGATTCATCGGCACTCGGCTTGCCGCGAGGTTCACGCAAGACGGGCATCGCGTCACCGTCTTGGACGCGTTGATTCCTCAGGTTCACGGTGATGACCCGGCGAGCACGTCGCCGCTCCTCCGCTCGCTCGACGGAGTAGCCGAGGTGAGGGTCGGCAGCGTGACGTCGACTGATGACCTGCGAGCCGCCCTTGACGGAGTCACCGTCGTCGTGCACCTGGCGGCCGAGACCGGGACCGGACAGTCGATGTACGAGATCGACCGCTACGTCGAGACCAATGCAGGCGGCACCGCCAAGCTGCTCGACATCCTCGCCAATCAGGAGACGAGCGTCCGACGCATCGTGATCGCGTCGTCT
This Microbacterium sp. XT11 DNA region includes the following protein-coding sequences:
- a CDS encoding DUF6541 family protein codes for the protein MAPTFSLPSRVSRARAASILGRCCAAIAQQQDIRVSAVVQPKIDRIDAGERHPGATEKGARMEWVELGLGVLATAAIILIPGLVVGLVLGFRGFAAFALAVPAGTTVIVSAALIAPIAGLRWGILPVLLVAAAVVLVAAGLRFALWRARALRFTVPGLSRVGVFALIGSCVVGAAQLLFVIGSPENISQTFDNIFHLNAIRYALDTGSASPLTIGSMTSAASGGLPFYPSGWHAVASLVVQLTGAGIPVVSNAVMIFFGALAWPVSVLLLTFVLFGSDRVVLVVAAAIAVAIPAFPLLLVEYGVLFPYMMSLSLIAVPLACVIEACRRASWADRWPLVVAAIGCLPGIAVAHPGGFVALLVFVSVVLAVAWLGLMFSAAGRRRKVLASVSAAVFIAIAVAAWYVLRPVADARSWLPTETVGQAVGEVLTASVWFAPINVVVAVLAATGAVVAARRRAREDWIALGFLAAAGGLYIVVSGVPYLTLRDILTGAWYNNAPRLAALLAFAWVPLAATGGQRLWTMISPWLARITGSGLRRGVVAVVAIVVLLVLPQTGSMRQAVASAHGAFAVTDESPLLTTDELALIHRLDRVVPEDAVILGSPWTGTALAYALADRRVVMPHTLMDITEDMSVLLDGLDSAEPGGKVCDAVDRLGVDYVLDFGEQEVNGGEHEYKGLDHLSSSSAVEEIDAVGDAVLYQIVLCG
- a CDS encoding ABC transporter permease — translated: MPQPAAPSELRLVAPGANKGLLDVFRRRYLLSLIVRKEVGIRYRGSVLGWLWSYVKPLIQFLVFYFALGVFLRLNDSIQFYPIYLLSGITAVTFFNESFANATKSLVENAALIKKIYFPRQMFPVASTLVAAINTVPQIIVVLVIAVFFGWRPSLLGVAALLVGLVIISVLATGLGLLFGAINVTFRDAQSFVEIIVMISVWASPVMYQWQMVASKVPEWLFQLYALNPITAAVELFHFGIWHMLRPADAQTLPSLWLHAAIAMLVSVVVLIIGETVFRRLEGRFAQDL
- a CDS encoding glycosyltransferase; translated protein: MTLEIFVPFWGDPGLLRETVASVQTQRNPDWRLIVIDDCYPDESVPEFFRTLADERVTYVRNPRNLGITENYREAIRRATTPYITILGCDDLLHPNYVDVVSNVAERVPDADVIQPGVDVIDESGAVVRPLVDRVKQGLLAPRGGKGIAVLRAERMATSLIRGDWLYWPSLTFRTETLKRIDFRDGLPIIQDLALLMDVAFDGGALAYTPEVAFSYRRHGASASQKTLLDGRRFRDERSYYAMAAALADAKGWRTTRRAARWRTMSRLHAITELPGVLRHGNGAGIQSTLAHIFAV
- the purE gene encoding 5-(carboxyamino)imidazole ribonucleotide mutase, yielding MGSDSDWRVMRDASEALTDFGIAHEVEVVSAHRTPDKLMSYARDARARGIRVIIAGAGGAAHLPGMLASMTPLPVIGVPVPLAYLDGMDSLLSIVQMPAGIPVATVSIGGARNAGLLAARILGTSDDALADRMEAYARELEAQVAEKNDRLKDSL
- a CDS encoding LCP family protein, with translation MSKRAWWLVVLNVLLPGSAQVLAGSRRLGRFGLGATLFAWFLVLATIGLGLFARPFLLWLTVGAGWFSAVVLTIVQILLAAYVVLWVVLTFDTLRLTRLVKVPPVSRFAVPVVALVLLGLVGGSAAYAASIVGTARDTIGAIFGSSGPSLPASDGYYNILLLGADSGEGRDSMRFDSISVVSVNASTGAVTITGIPRDMPNFPFAEDSPMRDPERVGFDYRNYFEGHSDPTCGWGSGINQLTNAVQVCRADEGKGLYPDAAAHGSNPEIEATKDAAEGILGIEIPYYVFLDMKGFANLVDALGGVKITVAERLPKGGPPPGSGAHDVDSWAIGWIEPGEQIMDGDTAQWYARSRYTTSDWDRMLRQRQLQEAILAQFTPQTVLTRFNEVAAAGTAIVHTDLPQDKLPEFFDLMTKAKEQPVTTIELTPDNGVPEKDIDFAAVHELVQNTLHPPTATPTPTP
- a CDS encoding glycosyltransferase, which codes for MGARLRVVLDQMAQIVDADQAWAARDLTAGLIATAPDGCDVEAIVPAGSTVDIAGLADVRTLPLARRELAASWQLGMAPGVGGGLIHSATLMAPLVRHDRIHDNDQTTVTLWDLRAWEAPDALPKTAVAWQRGMLRRAAKHADAVVVPSHSFAARLGELAKLGERIRVIPGAAPQGFVVPLDAQERRDALSLPPRYVVLTGTAATLAHGFRAAVAADADAVVVDAPEGAEPRLAELASACGLPESRAHIRGSLGTDDRAALMAAASALVATEHATSWPWRAVEAMSLGVPVVAVASGTHSDIIADGGALVRAEEIPDVVVEAVGAEARRLSVLAHDRSRAFSWLSSAERVWALHADL
- a CDS encoding ABC transporter ATP-binding protein; the encoded protein is MPRISDAPLPRILVEDVHKHFKLRHTHSIKETFVAAMRRKPLSSEFQALDGVSFEIGEGEAVALMGFNGSGKSTMLKLISGVLRPDEGRVSTRGRVAGLIEVGAGFHPDLSGRENVYLNAAILGMSKQETEEQFDSIVEFSEIEQFIDTEVKHYSSGMFLRLAFSVAIHTHLDVLLIDEILSVGDEPFQQKCLARVRELHSQGKTLVVVSHDLNMVSNLCERGILLQNGKVRFDGPSTKAVDLMRS
- a CDS encoding DUF4012 domain-containing protein, with translation MSDGRLPVRRRWLRWVIALVVTVVVLAVGWVVIRGIGAVTDLQRVADSSSELKSAVSSGDLERAEQLAQRIAHHARSAHDLTSDPVWGAFTVVPWLGPNFSAVSEVAAIADDVAAGALDPVLAAAADLDFASLGLSGGAVDLTPFEAIERPLAAADETLAGADARARSIDADAALPPLTDAVRKMRGAVSEAATVVGTLHGAAQLLPGMLGGGGPRSYVVAMQNNAELRSSGGIVGAIALLQADGGRITLTRQASTRDFPPLDVPLPTSDSATALFEDRPGRFIQNTTSIPDFPEAAALIASRWQDRFGTPVDGVIAVDAVMTRHLLAATGPLTFGPFTVDEHTVVDFLLSGIYAAVPDPAQQDEVFAQAATALFGAALSNAQPRQLLDALVTSAQENRIRIWSAHAEEEDVLGASTLGGGLPVDGEGQETVGVLLNDTTGGKMDFYTDAAITTAVGVCDGETTTQVRVTWTNNAPADAATALPPYVTASGWYGVPPGSVRTLIAIYGPEGATPSHIDRDGADQPVQTALLGDRSAVQHEVLLAPGESTTITIAFTGATAGSSPTMVAHTPMVRTPDIQHEQLRCVS